In one window of Synechococcus sp. M16CYN DNA:
- a CDS encoding DUF3493 domain-containing protein produces the protein MSIKQKDKPGLNPALRDRLIKESLAPWRGLRRLIWFALLTSAGLGMFIMLFRASAGNNVDFGDFGIQISAFILFFTLLCFDRTRTGD, from the coding sequence ATGTCCATTAAACAAAAAGATAAGCCTGGTTTAAATCCAGCCTTGAGAGATAGGTTGATCAAAGAGTCACTTGCTCCCTGGCGCGGCCTTAGGCGTCTCATATGGTTTGCTTTGCTTACTTCTGCTGGTCTCGGCATGTTCATCATGCTCTTTCGTGCTTCTGCTGGTAACAATGTTGATTTCGGTGATTTTGGTATCCAGATTAGTGCCTTCATCCTGTTTTTCACTCTTCTCTGTTTCGATCGGACCCGCACTGGTGACTGA
- a CDS encoding HU family DNA-binding protein, producing MNKADLVNLVAARTELTKTDVSMVVDAAIDTIIYSVVEGKKVSILGFGSFEPRERSARQGLNPKTGEKIAIPAKRVPAFTAGKMFKDRVQG from the coding sequence ATGAACAAAGCCGATTTGGTCAATCTGGTTGCTGCTCGCACTGAGCTCACCAAAACCGATGTGTCCATGGTTGTGGATGCCGCCATCGACACAATCATTTACTCGGTTGTCGAAGGTAAAAAGGTTTCCATTCTTGGTTTCGGCTCTTTTGAGCCTCGTGAGCGTTCGGCTCGCCAAGGTTTAAACCCCAAAACTGGCGAGAAAATTGCGATCCCTGCAAAGCGCGTGCCTGCCTTTACCGCCGGCAAGATGTTTAAGGATCGTGTTCAAGGTTGA
- a CDS encoding MBL fold metallo-hydrolase, protein MTTAVVNGQLPQQVRDDLWLFPPNRDCQGGSSWWLDIAPEPVLIDCPPLTEATITSLKSVAGTRQPRILLTSREGHGRLQRLQQQLDWPVLVQEQEAYLLPNVTRLDRFQEEHTTVSGLRLLWTPGPTPGSTVVFAPAPIELLFCGRLLTPLSPGCLGPLRNRRTFHWPRQLASLVKLRSWIPKQSSPQLASGAGLGRLKGGHLVPYSGWSDSP, encoded by the coding sequence ATGACAACCGCTGTAGTAAATGGTCAGCTGCCGCAGCAGGTGCGTGACGATCTTTGGTTATTTCCTCCGAACCGAGACTGCCAGGGCGGTAGTTCTTGGTGGTTAGACATTGCACCTGAGCCGGTCTTAATTGACTGCCCACCGTTAACAGAAGCTACAATCACCTCTTTGAAATCCGTGGCTGGGACCCGCCAGCCACGGATTCTACTGACGAGCCGTGAAGGGCACGGCCGTTTGCAACGTTTGCAGCAACAATTGGATTGGCCAGTTTTAGTGCAGGAACAGGAAGCTTATTTGCTGCCAAACGTCACTCGCCTCGACCGTTTTCAAGAGGAACACACCACCGTTAGCGGATTGCGGTTACTTTGGACCCCTGGCCCTACCCCAGGCAGTACCGTCGTGTTTGCGCCCGCACCCATTGAACTTTTGTTCTGCGGGCGTTTGCTGACCCCATTAAGTCCGGGATGTCTCGGACCATTGCGAAATCGCCGTACATTTCACTGGCCTCGACAGTTGGCTAGTCTGGTTAAATTGCGGTCTTGGATTCCTAAACAATCCAGTCCTCAACTAGCTTCTGGAGCCGGCTTAGGAAGGTTGAAAGGAGGGCATCTAGTGCCCTACTCCGGCTGGAGTGATTCGCCTTGA
- a CDS encoding isoamylase: protein MSGIHPGKPWPLGSSATARGVNFSLAAPAANRIELLIYTNGNDRSPERVIELGSHRHWSGDYWNVEIEGLREGCCYGYRVFGPLAPGSHGFCPSKVLLDPAARAITGWEVYDRALATGSSPNAHACLKAVVSERKRFDFESHPRPRHSWQRSVIYELHVGAFTKGIDSGLTDNARGTYGGVIKKLPYLKELGITAIELLPIFSFDPTDAPPGRKNVWGYSPVNWFTPHHGYCLENDPLQGRNEIRQLVAACHDAGIEVLLDVVYNHTTEGNSHGPTISWRGCADTIYYHQNSNGDYLDVSGCGNSIAANQPLSTQLILESMRCWAIELGVDGFRFDLGIELSRGQQLEPLEYPPLFGAMEADPELSDLKLVSEPWDCGGLYRLNDFPARRISTWNGHFRDDLRRFWKGDEHITWALGQRLESSPDLYNGNPVAVGRSINLITAHDGFTLADLVSYDRKHNLANGENNRDGENNNNSWNHGIEGPTTQPKVLALRRRQQRNLLSTLLLARGVPMLLMGDEVGRSQGGNNNAWCQDSPLARMIWNEDQCDLELKLFLTRLLKLRRALPQLFNPLTTAHETTKECPQNHIDLYRQWHGVELSKPDWAAWSRSAATSLHMGNRGAALLWMGFNAHKEALNFELPVPTSPWKRLIDTSLPAPMDFPKQPVPFQGFSILLENRSFVLLVAQDEVSNLRL, encoded by the coding sequence TTGAGCGGCATTCACCCCGGCAAGCCCTGGCCGTTGGGCAGCAGTGCCACAGCGCGAGGAGTCAATTTTTCCTTGGCAGCTCCTGCTGCCAATCGCATTGAACTGCTGATCTACACAAATGGCAATGATCGATCCCCAGAACGCGTTATTGAACTGGGTAGTCATCGCCATTGGTCAGGAGATTACTGGAACGTCGAGATAGAAGGCCTTAGGGAGGGTTGTTGTTATGGCTACCGAGTGTTTGGTCCACTAGCACCTGGCTCCCATGGATTTTGTCCGTCCAAGGTGCTTCTCGATCCTGCGGCACGGGCTATCACAGGGTGGGAGGTCTACGACCGGGCCTTGGCCACAGGATCCTCACCCAATGCCCACGCCTGTCTAAAGGCTGTGGTAAGCGAACGAAAGAGATTTGATTTTGAATCCCATCCCAGACCTCGTCACAGCTGGCAACGGTCAGTAATTTACGAACTTCATGTCGGTGCTTTCACCAAGGGGATCGATTCAGGCCTTACTGACAATGCGCGGGGTACCTATGGCGGAGTCATTAAGAAGCTTCCTTATCTCAAAGAGCTTGGGATTACAGCAATTGAGCTTCTACCTATTTTCAGTTTTGATCCTACTGATGCACCTCCAGGAAGGAAAAATGTTTGGGGCTACAGCCCGGTGAATTGGTTCACACCTCATCACGGTTACTGTTTAGAAAATGACCCATTGCAAGGGCGGAATGAGATACGTCAGCTCGTCGCTGCTTGTCATGACGCAGGTATCGAAGTGCTGTTAGATGTTGTATACAATCACACTACAGAGGGCAACTCCCATGGTCCAACTATTAGCTGGCGTGGTTGCGCTGACACCATTTACTATCACCAAAACAGTAATGGTGACTACCTCGACGTAAGTGGATGCGGTAATTCAATTGCAGCGAACCAACCGCTTAGCACACAACTCATTCTAGAATCGATGCGTTGTTGGGCTATTGAATTAGGGGTTGATGGCTTCCGCTTCGACCTTGGTATTGAACTCAGTCGTGGCCAACAACTAGAGCCACTTGAATATCCCCCCCTTTTTGGGGCTATGGAAGCCGATCCTGAACTGAGCGACCTTAAATTAGTGAGCGAGCCTTGGGACTGCGGTGGCCTGTATCGATTGAATGATTTTCCCGCAAGACGAATTAGCACTTGGAACGGCCACTTCCGAGACGATTTGCGACGTTTTTGGAAAGGCGACGAGCACATTACATGGGCATTAGGCCAACGATTAGAGAGCAGTCCAGATCTCTACAACGGCAATCCTGTCGCTGTAGGCCGTTCAATAAATCTAATCACAGCCCACGACGGTTTCACTCTGGCAGATCTTGTTAGCTATGATCGTAAGCACAACCTGGCAAATGGGGAAAACAACCGCGATGGTGAAAACAACAATAATAGCTGGAATCACGGGATCGAAGGACCAACCACGCAACCCAAGGTGTTAGCGCTCCGACGAAGGCAGCAACGCAATCTACTGAGCACTCTACTCCTTGCACGTGGAGTACCAATGTTATTGATGGGCGACGAAGTGGGCCGTAGTCAAGGAGGAAATAACAACGCCTGGTGTCAAGACAGCCCGCTGGCGCGGATGATCTGGAATGAAGACCAATGTGACCTAGAATTAAAACTCTTTCTCACTCGTTTACTGAAGCTGCGTCGAGCTTTGCCTCAGCTATTTAATCCGCTCACTACTGCTCATGAAACCACAAAAGAATGTCCTCAAAACCATATAGATTTGTATCGTCAGTGGCATGGAGTGGAATTATCAAAACCCGATTGGGCAGCATGGTCTCGATCTGCAGCAACCAGCTTACATATGGGAAACCGTGGAGCGGCCTTGCTTTGGATGGGCTTTAATGCCCATAAAGAAGCGTTGAATTTTGAGCTTCCTGTGCCGACTTCACCATGGAAACGCTTAATTGATACATCACTTCCAGCCCCAATGGATTTTCCAAAACAACCGGTACCTTTTCAGGGTTTTAGTATTCTTTTGGAGAACCGGAGCTTCGTATTACTCGTAGCTCAAGATGAAGTTTCAAACTTGCGCTTGTAA
- a CDS encoding MFS transporter yields the protein MAYGFGDVGTGLTATILGFYLFPFLTCAAGLPAFIAGSLLTVIKVWDAFNDPLIGWMSDHTRSHWGPRLPWMFGASLPLGISLASMWWIPEGNTTQLTAYYAVMAILLMTAYTGVNLPFAALSTELTPDTATRIRLNTARFTGSIVAGTLGLLIAFLVLPQGEEGYILMGKIAGAITFVTTLLCCWGLAPYAKKAQRPNDGRELPLRQLRRICTNPRFTKVLGLYLMLWFGLQLMQVVALIWLVQVLHVPARISTLLLLAFNLAALAGLQLWSFLSNRYGRLKSLGWGSGIWITSCILSMMLSPIQEYSPSTALIPIVGLIMLVGLGASTAYLIPWSLLSDTIDADPAHPAGLYTACMVFGQKLIIGLSMSVFGVLLSLTGYISTQNCDGALNFVQQPNTAQLAIKLCMGLIPAVFVTLGLVVIRGWPERHVHLKTISAG from the coding sequence ATGGCATATGGCTTCGGTGACGTCGGCACTGGCCTGACTGCAACGATACTAGGGTTTTATCTATTTCCATTCCTAACTTGCGCAGCAGGACTACCAGCTTTCATTGCTGGATCTTTACTAACTGTGATCAAAGTGTGGGACGCATTCAATGATCCCTTGATTGGCTGGATGAGTGATCACACGCGAAGCCATTGGGGCCCAAGATTGCCTTGGATGTTCGGAGCTTCGCTACCCTTGGGGATAAGTCTAGCATCAATGTGGTGGATTCCTGAGGGCAACACCACGCAGCTCACAGCGTATTACGCGGTGATGGCGATCCTGCTGATGACTGCCTATACCGGCGTGAATCTACCCTTCGCTGCTCTCTCCACAGAGCTTACACCAGACACCGCGACCCGAATTCGTTTGAATACAGCACGCTTTACTGGGTCAATTGTAGCTGGAACCCTGGGCTTGCTAATTGCTTTCCTTGTGTTGCCTCAAGGCGAAGAGGGATACATATTGATGGGCAAAATCGCTGGAGCGATCACCTTTGTCACAACCTTACTCTGCTGCTGGGGTCTGGCACCTTATGCCAAAAAAGCCCAACGTCCCAACGATGGCCGGGAACTACCCCTTCGACAGCTTCGTCGTATCTGCACTAACCCTCGGTTTACCAAAGTATTAGGGCTCTATCTGATGCTGTGGTTTGGGCTTCAGTTGATGCAAGTAGTTGCTTTGATCTGGTTAGTGCAAGTGCTCCACGTGCCAGCCAGGATTTCCACACTCCTTCTGTTGGCTTTCAACCTTGCCGCATTAGCTGGACTTCAACTGTGGAGCTTTCTTTCCAATAGATATGGACGCTTGAAATCACTTGGCTGGGGATCTGGTATTTGGATCACATCGTGCATTCTTTCCATGATGCTTTCCCCGATCCAAGAATACAGCCCTAGCACTGCGCTCATTCCGATTGTGGGGTTGATCATGCTTGTGGGGCTTGGAGCTTCAACTGCCTATTTGATTCCCTGGTCGCTTCTCTCGGACACGATTGACGCTGATCCTGCCCACCCTGCCGGACTTTACACAGCTTGTATGGTCTTTGGACAAAAGCTAATTATTGGCCTAAGCATGAGCGTATTTGGGGTGCTGTTATCTCTTACTGGCTATATATCAACTCAAAACTGCGATGGGGCATTGAATTTTGTTCAGCAGCCCAACACGGCCCAGCTCGCAATCAAACTCTGTATGGGATTGATTCCTGCTGTTTTTGTGACGCTCGGCCTTGTAGTCATACGAGGGTGGCCCGAGCGCCATGTTCATCTTAAAACAATCTCTGCTGGATGA
- a CDS encoding ABC transporter permease, producing the protein MKIPRSLKRLGSSLLIGGQAIAATMRCRVNIVELSDQLLETGPGSLLIVLIISLAVGSVFNIQVAAELTRQGAASTIGGILAIGLAREIAPLLTACLLAGKVATAYAAQLGAMKVTEQIDAITMLRTDPVEYLVVPRLIALVVMAPLQCFFFFIVAIWSGHITSTAVYSIPPTVFWTSVRTWIDLQDLLLMLVKATVFGLIIAIIACGWGLTTEGGPKEVGTSTTGAVVTILVLVCIMDVVLTQVLFSA; encoded by the coding sequence ATGAAAATTCCACGCTCGCTAAAGCGCCTAGGCTCTAGCCTGTTGATCGGAGGCCAAGCCATCGCAGCAACGATGCGATGTCGTGTCAACATAGTTGAACTGTCCGACCAGTTACTTGAAACAGGTCCTGGCAGCCTGCTGATTGTATTGATTATTTCGTTAGCCGTAGGCTCAGTGTTCAATATTCAGGTGGCTGCTGAGCTTACCCGCCAAGGAGCGGCATCTACCATTGGAGGTATTCTTGCGATTGGACTGGCCCGAGAAATCGCACCACTACTGACCGCTTGTCTACTAGCGGGCAAGGTGGCAACTGCCTATGCAGCGCAGTTAGGAGCTATGAAAGTAACCGAGCAAATTGACGCGATCACCATGTTGCGCACCGACCCGGTGGAGTATCTGGTGGTGCCGAGACTGATTGCTTTAGTGGTAATGGCTCCACTACAGTGCTTTTTCTTCTTCATAGTAGCTATCTGGTCTGGTCACATCACCAGCACGGCCGTTTATAGCATCCCTCCAACGGTGTTCTGGACCTCGGTTCGTACTTGGATAGACTTACAAGATTTACTGCTTATGTTAGTGAAGGCGACCGTATTTGGACTCATAATTGCTATCATCGCCTGTGGATGGGGTCTGACCACTGAAGGAGGTCCGAAGGAGGTGGGTACCAGCACCACTGGGGCTGTGGTGACAATTCTGGTTCTGGTATGCATCATGGACGTGGTTTTAACCCAGGTGCTGTTCAGCGCATGA
- a CDS encoding DUF3119 family protein, giving the protein MMNSTASVILRPEPRLPLVTMIMGGVLIPLPWRPWPTLVVIVFGLFLLIQTAILRLEFDDRALIIRQNDAELRRFPYDQWLAWRLFAPWLPGLFYFRETKNIHLLPILFSPSELRTQLKQRMGSLEIPKQ; this is encoded by the coding sequence ATGATGAATTCGACCGCCAGCGTGATATTGCGCCCTGAGCCCCGTCTTCCACTGGTGACGATGATTATGGGAGGAGTTTTGATCCCCTTGCCTTGGCGTCCTTGGCCAACTCTTGTAGTGATTGTGTTTGGTCTGTTTCTCCTGATTCAAACTGCAATCCTGCGTTTGGAATTCGATGACAGGGCCTTAATTATACGACAAAATGATGCTGAACTGCGCCGCTTCCCCTACGACCAATGGCTGGCTTGGCGACTCTTTGCCCCCTGGCTACCAGGCTTATTCTACTTTCGTGAAACTAAAAACATTCACTTACTCCCAATCCTGTTTAGTCCCAGCGAGCTGCGTACACAATTAAAACAAAGGATGGGAAGCCTGGAAATACCCAAACAGTAA
- a CDS encoding DUF3086 domain-containing protein: MNNEIKQASQTTPTAESVVEVLPATSETSNPAFDNPVLELALQDLKARRDELGAEIAELTDRKRQLDAELKTSFAGQSDAIARRVKGFQEYLGGALEHLVQSVENLDLVTQPMVVQPSPIDQSVEKDQGVAGNGGAVVAPAMAVADTFRPDESLIRSALKRFLQQPDVYADPWNLRRSIDTRDTALLEDWFFNQGGRGAQPSRGSRFRNILLSAALIAIIGELYGAQFQCLVLAKTPERLGEWRRGLQDALGLSREDFGPNSGIALFERSEALVERADRLEERGELPLILIDTAERSVAIPVLQFPLWLAFAASPNERLDDDSL, translated from the coding sequence ATGAACAACGAGATCAAACAAGCATCGCAAACAACACCAACGGCGGAATCAGTTGTTGAGGTTTTGCCTGCCACATCAGAAACATCTAACCCGGCCTTCGACAACCCAGTGCTGGAGCTAGCCCTCCAAGATCTTAAAGCGCGCCGGGACGAGCTGGGCGCAGAGATTGCCGAACTGACCGATCGCAAGCGCCAACTTGACGCTGAACTCAAGACATCCTTTGCTGGCCAGTCTGATGCCATCGCCAGACGGGTAAAAGGCTTTCAGGAGTACCTAGGCGGCGCTCTTGAACATCTCGTGCAGTCGGTAGAAAACCTAGATTTGGTGACGCAGCCAATGGTGGTTCAGCCATCACCGATAGACCAATCGGTCGAGAAAGATCAAGGGGTTGCGGGCAATGGCGGTGCTGTTGTAGCACCGGCCATGGCCGTAGCGGACACTTTTCGTCCAGATGAGTCTTTGATTCGCAGTGCTCTGAAACGCTTCCTACAACAACCTGACGTTTACGCTGACCCCTGGAATCTGCGACGCAGCATCGATACCCGCGATACGGCTCTGCTGGAAGACTGGTTTTTTAATCAAGGCGGTCGTGGAGCCCAACCCAGCCGCGGCAGCCGCTTCCGCAACATTCTACTGAGTGCAGCCCTCATAGCAATCATTGGTGAGCTGTACGGAGCGCAGTTCCAATGCCTGGTGTTAGCAAAAACCCCAGAACGACTTGGGGAGTGGCGGCGTGGGTTGCAGGATGCGTTGGGCTTAAGCCGGGAGGACTTTGGACCTAACAGCGGCATCGCGCTGTTTGAGCGATCGGAAGCCCTGGTGGAACGAGCTGACCGGCTAGAAGAACGTGGTGAGCTGCCATTGATCCTGATTGATACTGCTGAACGTAGCGTAGCGATTCCTGTGCTTCAGTTTCCGCTCTGGTTGGCTTTTGCCGCCAGTCCGAATGAAAGGCTCGACGACGACTCGCTTTAA
- the plsY gene encoding glycerol-3-phosphate 1-O-acyltransferase PlsY — protein MSTTLLLLALGYVLGSVPNGYLAGKWFKGIDLRRCGSGSTGATNVLRNVGKGPALVVSLLDMSKGAVAVMLAKTFGLSDWIQAMAGLAALAGHIWPVWLGWKGGKAVATGLGMLLGLTWPVGFACVGVFVATIFLFRIVSLSSVVAALSLPVLMVVSGQSSAYLAIALMAMVLVLWRHRSNVKRLIAGTEPKIGQKREA, from the coding sequence ATGTCCACTACACTCTTACTGTTGGCGCTCGGCTATGTGCTGGGCTCCGTCCCTAACGGCTACCTAGCCGGCAAGTGGTTCAAAGGGATCGACTTGCGTCGGTGCGGATCGGGTAGTACTGGTGCCACCAACGTGCTGCGCAATGTAGGCAAAGGCCCTGCCCTTGTTGTTTCTTTGTTGGATATGAGCAAAGGAGCAGTAGCAGTGATGCTGGCTAAAACCTTCGGGCTCAGTGACTGGATACAGGCGATGGCTGGTCTCGCAGCTTTGGCCGGTCATATCTGGCCAGTGTGGCTCGGATGGAAGGGCGGGAAAGCGGTAGCAACAGGTCTAGGTATGCTATTAGGCCTAACATGGCCAGTGGGATTCGCCTGCGTTGGCGTCTTTGTGGCCACGATCTTTCTGTTCAGAATCGTTTCGCTTTCAAGCGTGGTAGCAGCCCTCAGCTTGCCGGTTCTAATGGTGGTCTCTGGCCAAAGCAGCGCTTACTTGGCTATTGCACTGATGGCGATGGTGTTAGTACTTTGGCGACATCGCAGCAACGTCAAACGGCTAATCGCTGGCACAGAGCCGAAAATTGGCCAGAAACGAGAAGCCTGA
- the pyrF gene encoding orotidine-5'-phosphate decarboxylase, whose amino-acid sequence MLSADPADRIIVALDGMTPNQALTFSLDVAGLRWVKVGLELFIQAGPSVVTQLQQQGLRVFLDLKFHDIPATMASSCRYAAVLGAELITVHACAGSKALKASQTAAIEGAQSVGLAIPTLLATTVLTSWEEKQMQRDLTLTESITQRVLTLTKLAADSGVGGCVCSPLETAVLRRQYPDPFALVTPGIRFKGDDMTDQARVMGPRETVAAGASQLVIGRPITKAEHPGLAFAACCRTLVGS is encoded by the coding sequence ATGCTGTCTGCTGATCCAGCTGATCGGATCATTGTTGCCCTCGATGGTATGACACCTAATCAGGCGTTGACATTCAGTCTTGATGTTGCTGGATTGCGTTGGGTGAAAGTGGGGCTGGAACTATTTATTCAAGCTGGTCCCAGTGTGGTAACCCAACTACAGCAACAGGGGCTGCGAGTTTTTCTTGATCTAAAATTTCATGACATTCCGGCCACTATGGCCAGCTCCTGTCGATACGCAGCAGTTCTTGGGGCTGAACTGATCACAGTGCATGCCTGTGCTGGAAGTAAGGCTTTAAAAGCATCTCAAACCGCGGCAATAGAAGGAGCACAATCGGTTGGCTTGGCAATACCAACGCTTTTGGCAACAACGGTGCTGACCAGTTGGGAGGAGAAGCAAATGCAGCGAGATCTAACTCTCACCGAGAGCATTACTCAGCGGGTATTGACTTTGACAAAGTTAGCGGCGGACTCTGGTGTTGGTGGTTGTGTGTGTTCCCCGCTCGAGACTGCCGTCCTTCGGCGCCAGTATCCGGATCCCTTTGCTTTAGTAACCCCAGGAATTCGTTTTAAGGGTGATGACATGACTGATCAAGCGCGGGTGATGGGACCTAGAGAAACGGTTGCTGCAGGGGCCTCACAACTCGTGATCGGTCGGCCCATCACGAAAGCTGAGCATCCTGGGTTAGCGTTTGCGGCTTGTTGTAGAACTTTGGTTGGTTCATAG
- the tyrS gene encoding tyrosine--tRNA ligase encodes MPDSIGPLPSWLSRGMADLFPTGDPIDTDQSFAARLAAAETEGRPLRVKLGIDPTGSNIHLGHSILFRKLRAFQDAGHTAVLIIGDFTARIGDPTGTNTTRVQLSKEDVATNAATYLRQLGQQQPKESALLDFETPNRLEIRYNSEWLEGMDLPTVIGLLGTGTVGQMLAKEDFSNRYASGVPIALHEFLYPLLQGYDSVAVNADVELGGTDQKFNVAMGRDMQRYFGSSTQFGLLLPILVGLDGVQKMSKSLGNTVDLEEDPLSMYSKLEKVSDTAVDDYVTLLTDLNLDSLPVDPREKQEAMALTITASRYGYDLAQKAQTDAARLVTGTGGESADVPAASLANVGFPAKAFYLLRAVGICASSSEARRQIKGGAAWLEGKRITDPNQEFASAADLDGKVLRLGKKTFRRLTS; translated from the coding sequence ATGCCGGATTCCATTGGGCCTTTACCGTCATGGTTGAGCCGCGGCATGGCCGATTTATTCCCTACAGGTGACCCCATTGACACCGATCAATCTTTTGCAGCACGTTTAGCTGCAGCAGAAACTGAGGGTCGGCCTCTGCGGGTAAAGCTGGGTATCGATCCTACAGGTAGCAATATTCATCTCGGGCACAGCATTTTATTTCGGAAACTGCGTGCATTTCAAGACGCTGGCCACACCGCAGTGTTGATCATTGGGGATTTCACTGCGCGGATTGGCGATCCCACGGGTACAAACACCACTCGAGTGCAGTTGAGTAAAGAAGATGTGGCAACTAATGCCGCCACTTATTTACGTCAGTTAGGTCAGCAACAGCCCAAGGAGAGTGCGTTGCTTGATTTCGAGACCCCTAATCGATTAGAGATTCGGTACAACAGCGAATGGTTGGAGGGAATGGATCTTCCAACGGTGATTGGATTGTTGGGGACTGGAACGGTAGGACAGATGCTCGCGAAAGAAGATTTCTCCAACCGATATGCCAGTGGTGTCCCTATCGCATTGCATGAGTTCCTTTATCCACTGCTACAGGGTTATGATTCAGTCGCGGTAAATGCCGATGTGGAACTCGGAGGTACAGATCAAAAATTTAATGTGGCAATGGGGCGTGATATGCAACGTTATTTCGGTAGTAGCACACAATTCGGTTTACTGCTGCCAATCCTTGTGGGCCTAGATGGGGTACAGAAAATGAGTAAAAGTCTTGGAAACACAGTCGATCTGGAAGAGGATCCGCTTTCAATGTATTCTAAGCTTGAGAAAGTTAGCGATACAGCAGTCGACGACTACGTGACGTTGCTGACCGATCTAAATCTGGATTCGTTACCGGTGGATCCACGCGAAAAACAAGAAGCAATGGCATTGACGATTACCGCCAGCCGTTACGGCTACGATTTAGCTCAGAAAGCTCAGACGGATGCGGCCCGACTGGTTACTGGTACTGGTGGTGAGTCGGCCGACGTTCCTGCAGCATCTTTAGCAAACGTGGGTTTTCCTGCCAAGGCTTTTTATTTGCTTAGGGCTGTGGGCATTTGCGCTAGTAGTAGTGAAGCTCGACGTCAGATCAAAGGCGGCGCCGCTTGGTTAGAAGGCAAGAGAATCACTGATCCGAATCAGGAATTTGCATCGGCAGCCGATCTCGATGGCAAGGTATTGCGATTAGGCAAGAAAACATTTAGGCGGTTAACCTCCTAA
- a CDS encoding DUF1825 family protein — MAFFDSDIVQNEAKRLFSDYQQLMQLGSEYGKFDREGKKKFIETMEELMSRYHVFMKRFELSEDFQAKLTVEQLRSQLSQFGITPEQMFEQMNNTLERMKAQIELPPLG, encoded by the coding sequence ATGGCCTTCTTCGACTCCGACATCGTTCAAAATGAGGCCAAGCGCCTTTTCAGTGACTACCAACAACTAATGCAGTTGGGCAGTGAGTATGGCAAGTTCGACCGCGAGGGTAAGAAAAAATTCATTGAGACGATGGAGGAGCTAATGAGCCGCTATCACGTCTTTATGAAACGTTTTGAACTTTCGGAAGACTTTCAGGCCAAACTGACCGTAGAACAGTTACGCAGTCAACTGAGTCAATTTGGGATTACGCCTGAGCAGATGTTTGAGCAGATGAATAACACTCTAGAACGCATGAAGGCTCAGATTGAGTTGCCCCCACTGGGTTGA
- a CDS encoding GIY-YIG nuclease family protein yields MQGELFSSPLLASTSPLDLPLTPNQLLAWQQRLHNHQAPLFRCETDSFGQADLFGIIDSTTTIDPLALTPLPLSFWRWTHSPHQGVAIYLVMDRPPHLEQPLLLYVGETQAADRRWKGEHDCKSYLTSYSEALQQCGVCHRLSIRFYNDVPSNTRARRALEQQLIRLWWPPFNKETCHRWATPFVANLINN; encoded by the coding sequence ATGCAAGGAGAGCTCTTTTCAAGTCCTCTGCTAGCGTCGACGTCTCCCCTGGATTTGCCTTTAACACCTAATCAGTTACTAGCATGGCAACAACGGTTACATAATCATCAGGCACCATTATTCCGATGCGAAACCGACAGCTTTGGTCAAGCCGATTTGTTTGGGATCATTGATTCCACCACTACCATCGATCCACTAGCACTCACTCCACTCCCATTAAGTTTCTGGCGTTGGACACATAGTCCACACCAAGGAGTAGCGATTTATTTGGTGATGGATCGTCCCCCCCATCTAGAACAACCCTTACTTCTTTATGTCGGAGAGACACAAGCCGCTGATCGCCGTTGGAAGGGAGAGCATGATTGCAAGTCCTATTTGACCTCCTACAGCGAGGCACTGCAACAATGTGGCGTTTGCCATCGGCTCAGCATCCGTTTTTACAACGATGTCCCCTCTAACACCCGCGCACGTCGAGCTCTCGAACAGCAGCTGATTAGACTTTGGTGGCCTCCCTTCAACAAGGAGACTTGCCATCGCTGGGCTACGCCATTTGTAGCAAACTTAATAAATAACTAA